The region CATTGCCAAGCAGGAACAGAAACGGCACGCCCGGCTCGACAATCTCCAGCGGCCCGTGGCGGAACTCACCGCTCTCAATGACCGAGCCGTGCGTCCAGGTAAACTCCATCAGCGTCACGATGCCCTCTTTGTAGCCGAGCGGACGCAGCGGGCCTGCGGACACGGTGTAGATCATCGGCCATTGTGACGCCTGCTCGCCGAGCTGGCGGCCTTTGTCTTCCCAGGTGCGCACCAGATACCCCAGCGCCTGCGGCAGCTTGCGGAGATCGTTTTTGATTTTGCCGATCTCAGCGTGTGGCGCCTGGCGGGTGATCATCTCCAGCACCACGCTGTAGCAGAGCAGCAGATGGATCTCCCAGATACAGTCGGCTTCATACGCCACCACATGTTCGGCGGCCTGCACGATCGGGCTGTCCGGGCGCTTGGTGAAGGCGGCGGTCAGCGCGCCGCAGGCGGAACCCAGCTCCAGCGCCTTGATGACCTCTTCGGTTTTGCCGTAGTCGGAGACGCCAATCACCGCGCATTTCGCATCGAGCCGGTGCGGCGTGTTGTCGCAGAACTCCCAGCCGGAAAGCGCGTAAACCTGAAGGCTTGAGAAGCGGTCCGCCAGGTGCTTCGCCGTCTGCGCCGCGTTAAGCGGTGAGCCGCAGGCGACAAAATAGATGCGGTCGATGCCGCGGTTGATCATCTCGTCCACAATGGCGTGTACGCGCGGCACATCCTTTTCCAGAATTTTCTCCACCTCCTGAACCATGTTTTCGGTGACCAGGAAATCCACGGTGCTTTTATCGATATTCAGCATGAAACAACTCTCCAGACAGGGTTAAGAAACATGAGCCAGGCGGCGGTTGCGCTTTTCCCAGAAGGCGTAAGCGGGCAGACCGGTGGCGATAACAATCAGGGCGCAGATAAGGCCCGGAACGGGCGCCCACACGAAGGTGGACGCAACCAGAATCAGGCTTGATGCGATGGCGGCGAAGGTCATCAGGCCGAAGGCCGGCGTGCGCCACAGCGGTTTATAGTCCTCACGCTTGCGACACCAGATGATGGAGCCGAACGTAAGCGTGTTTTTAAAGCACATCACCAGGGTGAAATAGCCGAGCAGGCTGGTAAGGTCTGACACGAAGATGAAGAAGATGCCCAGCGCGCACTGCAGGATGATGGAGACATCCGGCGTGTTGTATTTCGGGTGCACATGGCCGAAGCATTTGAAGAACAGGTTGTCTTTCGCCATCGCGTATTCCAGGCGCGGCTGGTACATCACGCAGCTGGAGAGCGAGCCTAAGATAACTATCATGGCGGTAACGGCGACAAATACGCCCGCTACGCTGCCGAGCGCCGGAATATATGTCAGCGCGTCGGAAATCGGCGTTTCGGAGGCGGCGAGTTTTTCAAACGGCATTAGCCCGGAGATAACCAACGCCAGCAGTGAGTAGAGCACCAGCACCAGCAGGCAGGAGCCAATCAGCGCCCGCGGCATGGTTCTGCCGGGGTTTTTGATTTCGCCGGTCATGTAGCAGATAGACGCCATACCGGTATAGGACCAGCTGGTGGCCGAGATACCCGCCAGCAGCGCCATCATGCCCGCCGCTGCGCTGGTGGTGGCGCTGGTTGCCGGCGCCGTGAAGTTATCGCCCTTCAGCCAGAAAACGCCGATGCCAATCACAATCGCGAAAGGAATGATTTTGGCGATGGTAATTAGCGTCTGGAACGTGGCGCCGCCTTCCACCGAGCGCAGGTGAAGCAGCATAAAGGCAAGGATCAACCCGGTGGCGAGGAGCTTACCGGTGAGCGGATCGAGTGGCACCAGAAAGCCGAAATTACTGACGATGGCGAGCGCCATAATAGAGAGCGACGGTGCGTCGTTAGCCCAGAAGCTGGCCCAGCCGGAGAGAAACGCCAGCGGACGGCTGCCGGCATTTTTCAGATAAACATAATCTGCGCCGTTTTCGGGGTAGGCGGTGGAGAGCTCCGCATAAACGCACATCTGCGGGATAACAATTAAACCGCCAATCACAAAAGCGAGCACGGTCAGCCACGGGGTGCCTGCCGCTTTCGCGACTTCACCAACCGAAACGAAAATACCGGAACCGACGGTCGTTCCGACGGAAATGGCCAGCACGGCCCAGAAGCCGAGCTTGCGTTGGAGTTCCTGGCCTTCCATATCGTTACCTTTTTAGTATTGAACAGGGTTGTAGGATTCAGAGCGCGTCGCCCGGATGAAGGCAGCAGGAGGCCGCACGACCCGTTATATAGGGTCGCGGAATGCCGTCAGGCTGTTTTCATAATGAGATGACGCATAACCAATATAACAACACATGATGAATAGTGTTGGCGAGGCAGATCACAAAATCGCCGCATGTTGGCAGGATGTAATATATTTTTAATTAATTCTTTGAAATTAAGAGGGATTTTTTTCAGGCCAGCGGTGCTGGCCTGAGAGAGGGTTATTTAGACGAGAACCAGTTGAGTTTGTCGCGTAACGCCACGACGCGGCCGACGATAATCAGGCTCGGGCTTTCCACCTGCTGCGCCAGCGCGCCCAGCTCGGTTAATACGCCTGCCACCACGCGCTGTTTCACGCTGGTGCCGTTTTCCACCAGCGCAACCGGCATCGCCGGATCCATGCCATGTTCGATGAGTTTTTCCTGAATGGCCGCGGCCTGGTTTAACCCCATATAGAACACCAGCGTCTGTTTTTCCGCCGCCAGATTGTGCCAGTCGAACTCGCCGCCGTTTTTCAGGTGACCGGTGATGAGGCGCACGCTTTGCGCATAATCGCGGTGGGTCAGCGGCAGGCCGGCGTAGGCAGAGCAGCCCGACGCCGCGGTAACGCCGGGTACGACCGAGAAGGGGATGCCCGCCTCGCAGAGGGTCTCCAGCTCCTCGCCGCCGCGCCCGAAGATAAACGGGTCGCCGCCTTTAAGGCGCACCACGCGTTTGCCGCGCTGGGCTTCACGCAGCAGGATCTGGTTAATCTCTTCCTGCGGCACGCAGTGATAGCCCGCGCGCTTGCCGACAAACACGCGATCGGCATCGCGGCGCACCAGATTCATGATTTCATCAGAAACCAGGCGGTCATAAACCACGATATCCGCCTGCTGGATCTGCTGTAGCCCTTTGAGCGTCAGCAAACCCGGATCGCCAGGGCCTGCGCCTACCAGCACAACTTCACCGCGATCGTCGAGCGGCTCGTTAAGCAGCGTTTCGGTAATGCGGGTCACAGCCTGTTCATCGTTGTTCGCCAGCGACTGCGCGAGGCGGTCGTTCACGAAAAATTTTTCCCAGAAGCGGCGGCGCTCGCTCATAGAGGTGAATGTGTGTTTAACGCGGCGGCGCAGTTGACCAGCGTAACCGGCGACTTTGCCGAGATGCTGAGGGAGCAGCGCTTCGAGCTTTTCGCGCAGCAGACGGGCCAGCACCGGTGAAGTGCCGCCTGACGAGACCGCAACCATCAGCGGCGAGCGGTCGATAATAGACGGCATGATGAAGCTCGCCTGTTTCGGCGCATCCACCACGTTGCAGAAGATGCGTCGCGCTTCGGCAGCGTCGCTGACCGCGTTATTGACCTCGTCATCGTCCGTGGCGGC is a window of Cronobacter muytjensii ATCC 51329 DNA encoding:
- the frlA gene encoding fructoselysine/psicoselysine transporter FrlA; this translates as MEGQELQRKLGFWAVLAISVGTTVGSGIFVSVGEVAKAAGTPWLTVLAFVIGGLIVIPQMCVYAELSTAYPENGADYVYLKNAGSRPLAFLSGWASFWANDAPSLSIMALAIVSNFGFLVPLDPLTGKLLATGLILAFMLLHLRSVEGGATFQTLITIAKIIPFAIVIGIGVFWLKGDNFTAPATSATTSAAAGMMALLAGISATSWSYTGMASICYMTGEIKNPGRTMPRALIGSCLLVLVLYSLLALVISGLMPFEKLAASETPISDALTYIPALGSVAGVFVAVTAMIVILGSLSSCVMYQPRLEYAMAKDNLFFKCFGHVHPKYNTPDVSIILQCALGIFFIFVSDLTSLLGYFTLVMCFKNTLTFGSIIWCRKREDYKPLWRTPAFGLMTFAAIASSLILVASTFVWAPVPGLICALIVIATGLPAYAFWEKRNRRLAHVS
- the cysG gene encoding siroheme synthase CysG, with protein sequence MDHLPIFCQLRNRACLLVGGGDVAERKARLLLEAGATLTVNALAFAPQFEAWAEQGMLTLAPGAFDARLLDDCWLVIAATDDDEVNNAVSDAAEARRIFCNVVDAPKQASFIMPSIIDRSPLMVAVSSGGTSPVLARLLREKLEALLPQHLGKVAGYAGQLRRRVKHTFTSMSERRRFWEKFFVNDRLAQSLANNDEQAVTRITETLLNEPLDDRGEVVLVGAGPGDPGLLTLKGLQQIQQADIVVYDRLVSDEIMNLVRRDADRVFVGKRAGYHCVPQEEINQILLREAQRGKRVVRLKGGDPFIFGRGGEELETLCEAGIPFSVVPGVTAASGCSAYAGLPLTHRDYAQSVRLITGHLKNGGEFDWHNLAAEKQTLVFYMGLNQAAAIQEKLIEHGMDPAMPVALVENGTSVKQRVVAGVLTELGALAQQVESPSLIIVGRVVALRDKLNWFSSK
- the frlB gene encoding fructoselysine 6-phosphate deglycase encodes the protein MLNIDKSTVDFLVTENMVQEVEKILEKDVPRVHAIVDEMINRGIDRIYFVACGSPLNAAQTAKHLADRFSSLQVYALSGWEFCDNTPHRLDAKCAVIGVSDYGKTEEVIKALELGSACGALTAAFTKRPDSPIVQAAEHVVAYEADCIWEIHLLLCYSVVLEMITRQAPHAEIGKIKNDLRKLPQALGYLVRTWEDKGRQLGEQASQWPMIYTVSAGPLRPLGYKEGIVTLMEFTWTHGSVIESGEFRHGPLEIVEPGVPFLFLLGNDESRHTTERAIRFVRERTDNVIVIDYEEISQGLHPWLAPFLMFVPMEWLCYYLSIYKDHNPDDRRYYGGIVEY